In Buchnera aphidicola (Hyadaphis tataricae), the genomic stretch TCGACCCAGTACGCGTTGCATTTTCATTGCTTTATTTTCACGTATTATAAACTCAGAAGATAGTCGGCCTTGTTCTTGATTCCAAGATAATAAGTCTTCTTCATTTTTAAATTTTGGTTTTATGTTATGAGGCATTAAGCGTTGAAGACGTTTAAAAAATTCAGTATAAAATGTCATTATTTACCCCTGAATCCATTGGGTATAATTTTATCTGGTTTTGGTATAAAAGTAATATCTCTTTTTTGTTTTGCATTATTATTAATCATTCTACTGTTATATATACTTCTAGCTAACTTTTGTTGCCATTGCATGTGATAGCACATACAATTTTCTTCTTTCCAATAAGAAATAAAAGATGCTAATTCAAATTCCGAGACTTCTTTATTTAAAAAAATACCCCATAATGCAGCTTGACGAATGAAATCTTTATCTGGAGTCCAGTTAGCATGCATAGCAAATTTATTATTGATATTTTCTTTTATTTTTTCTTGTTTGAGACAATGATATTTAATATCAAATATTTTTTTTAAAAACTCTGGAGTCATCGCATAAAAAATAGGTTGTTTATTGTTTATAATTCTTACCGCTCCATTACTAGATGCTTCTATAATTTGAATTGGATTTTTACAAAATGCATTTAACGTTGCATTTTTAGAAATTAAAATTTTCATGATTTTTTTAAACCTTATATTTATTTGATTGTTTCACATTGATTTTGATTAAAATTGTGAATGTATTTTATCAAATGTGTCTATTAAATATATAAAGATAACATGCGATTTTTTTTGTGATCTTTTTTTTATATAAAACCCAATTTTTAGATATTAAAATAGGTGTTTTATTTTCTGTTTCAATGTAAAGCAGTGAATTTTTTTTTACCCAATTGTTATTTTCTAATAACTTTATAGTAGATTGCACCAGTCCTTGATGAAAAGGCGGATCAACAAATATTATATCATACGGTTTTCCTTTTTTTTTTAGCCAATATAAAGTGTTAGTATGTATAATTTCTATATTATATAAATTTAATTTTTTGGTATTTTTTTTGATATTGACAATGTTTTTTTTATTTATTTCTAAACATGTTAAAAATTTAGCATGACGTGAAATGGCTTCAATTCCTAGCACGCCACTCCCTGAAAAACAATCAAGACATCTAGAGCGTGGAATATATTCAGATAACCATTCGAAAAGCATTGTTCTTATTCGATTGGTAGTCGGACGTAAGTTTGAATGATATTGAAAGGGTATTTTTCTTCCCTTAAGTTTTCCAGAAATGACGTAAATTTTATTGTTTTTTTTGAGAAAAACATTGTTCATTTTATTAGATTACTTGTGTTAATGATATAATTTTTTTCTATTATTAAATGATAATCTAAATAAGTATTTTTTTGAAACAATATTCTTTTTTAATAAAGACTATTTCTAAACGATGAAAAGTGGTGATAATATGCAAGACGATAAAAAAAGTGGTTTTTTTTCTTGGTTTAATACGACTATAAGAAAAAAAAAGGATTTAAAAAATGAACCAAAACAAGATTTAAAAAAACAAACAGAAAACTCTCACATGGTTTCAAATTTAATCATTCAAAAAACAAATAAAGATGATAATCAAGCATATAATATAAAAAATCAATTAATTAAAAAAAATAATGTAACCAAAACAGAAACTAGAATCTTGAATAATGAAAGTAACAATGTAAAAATAATTAAAAATACGCCAATAAGTTTTTTTTCACGTTTAAAAAATGGATTAAAAAAGACTAAAAAATTTTTTGGAGATGGAATAAATCGTATTTTTTTGTTAAAACATGTTGATAATGTTTTATTTGAAGAACTAGAAGAAAAAATGTTACTTGCTGACATAGGTTTAGAGACTACAGAACAAATCATCAGTAACTTAATTAAAGATAGCAAGCGTAAAGATTTAAAAACTTCTGAAAAGGTATATTTTTTATTAAAAAAAAATATGTATGATATTCTTAAACATGTAGAAAAGCCTTTGAAAGTATCTGTTTTGCATCCTTTTGTTATTTTAGTCGTTGGTGTTAATGGAACAGGAAAAACTACAACAGTGGTGAAGTTAGCAAAAAAATACCAATTAGAAGGAAAATCTGTCATGTTAGCTGCAGCAGATACTTTTAGAGCCGCAGGTATAGAACAGTTACAAATTTTAGGAAAATTAAATAAAATAACTGTAATAGCTCAACATTTTGGTTCTGATCCAGCAGCAGTAGTCTTTGATGCTATACAATCAGCGAAATCAAAAAATATTGATGTTTTAATTATTGATACAGCAGGAAGATTGCACAACAAGTCACATTTAGTAGAAGAATTAAAAAAAATAGTGAGAGTAATCAAAAAAATCAACGTATCTGCACCCCACGAGACAATATTAATTTTAGACGCATGTAATGGACAAAATACAATACAACAGACAGAAATATTTCATAAAGCATTACATATTACAGGAATCATTATTACTAAATTAGACGGCACAGCAAAGGGTGGTGTTATATTTTCATTAGCAAATCAATTTAAAATTCCTATTCGCTATATCGGAATTGGCGAAAAAACAGAAGATTTAGGAGTTTTTAGTAGTCAAGAGTTTATTGATGCTATTTTTGATAATAAATAAATATCATGTTTTTATTCAGATAAATCTTTGATTTATATTTTTAATTACAGTATCATATTATAGTTCCACACGTTTATACTTTAGTAAATATAATCTGTTGACGCGGGAATAAATATGATTGATAAAGTACAAGTTTTATCTGTTACGCCACCAAGTAATTTAGATGCTTATATTAGAATAGCTAATTTGTGGCCTATGTTGTCAATAAAAGAAGAAAAATCACTGGCTAAACGATTACGATATAATGGTGATTTAGACGCTGCAAAAACTTTAATTTTATCTCATCTCCGTTTTGTAATTCATATTT encodes the following:
- the ftsY gene encoding signal recognition particle-docking protein FtsY encodes the protein MKSGDNMQDDKKSGFFSWFNTTIRKKKDLKNEPKQDLKKQTENSHMVSNLIIQKTNKDDNQAYNIKNQLIKKNNVTKTETRILNNESNNVKIIKNTPISFFSRLKNGLKKTKKFFGDGINRIFLLKHVDNVLFEELEEKMLLADIGLETTEQIISNLIKDSKRKDLKTSEKVYFLLKKNMYDILKHVEKPLKVSVLHPFVILVVGVNGTGKTTTVVKLAKKYQLEGKSVMLAAADTFRAAGIEQLQILGKLNKITVIAQHFGSDPAAVVFDAIQSAKSKNIDVLIIDTAGRLHNKSHLVEELKKIVRVIKKINVSAPHETILILDACNGQNTIQQTEIFHKALHITGIIITKLDGTAKGGVIFSLANQFKIPIRYIGIGEKTEDLGVFSSQEFIDAIFDNK
- the rsmD gene encoding 16S rRNA (guanine(966)-N(2))-methyltransferase RsmD — translated: MNNVFLKKNNKIYVISGKLKGRKIPFQYHSNLRPTTNRIRTMLFEWLSEYIPRSRCLDCFSGSGVLGIEAISRHAKFLTCLEINKKNIVNIKKNTKKLNLYNIEIIHTNTLYWLKKKGKPYDIIFVDPPFHQGLVQSTIKLLENNNWVKKNSLLYIETENKTPILISKNWVLYKKKITKKIACYLYIFNRHI
- a CDS encoding DnaT-like ssDNA-binding domain-containing protein, whose amino-acid sequence is MKILISKNATLNAFCKNPIQIIEASSNGAVRIINNKQPIFYAMTPEFLKKIFDIKYHCLKQEKIKENINNKFAMHANWTPDKDFIRQAALWGIFLNKEVSEFELASFISYWKEENCMCYHMQWQQKLARSIYNSRMINNNAKQKRDITFIPKPDKIIPNGFRGK